gagagagagagagagagagagagagagagagagagagagagagagagagagagagagagagagagagacgcatcCTGCATGTCAGTTCCTGTATCTGTTGCTCATGGTGTCAGGAGGTGGCGGCGGTGGCAGGTTTGGAGATGCCGTGGTCCGGTATGCAGACGCTGCATTGACCAGAATGAGTCGTAGGTTGCTCGTTGACATTCACCGATAccaaatacaaaatgtaaacagtcCACAGCCTGAATACATAAAAACACCATTAGGTTTGTTCATCAGTGGTGTTAAACGGgaatgttttcttgctttttcttctATCCTAACGCttttctctgtccttctccCCCCAGCTCATAGTGGAGAAGACCACAGACTTCCCCTCTGCTGAGTTCTCTCTGGTGGAGGATGTGGCTCTGCACTTCACCTGTTTGATGGACAGGCTGAACGAGCAGCGTCTCTTCCAGCCTGACCTGTGTGACGTCGACATCGTTCTGGTGCGTCAGCACAGCACCTTCCCGGCCCACAAGGGCGTGCTGGCGGCCTACAGCCCTTTCTTCCACTCTCTTTTCGCCCAAAGCAAACAGCTGCGGCGGGTCGACCTGTCACTGGACGCCCTGACCTCACAGGGCCTGCAGCAAATCCTCAACTTCATCTACACCTCCAAACTGCTGGTGAGCAGCCGCACTGTCCGCGACGTGCTCAACGCTGCCACCCTGCTTCAGATGAGCGACATCGCGGCCTCCTGTCGTGACCTCATCAGCAGCCACTCGCTGAGAACCACCTGCGGCGATATGGCCAACCAGGAAGGCCTCGGCGGCGGTGACCCAGCTGCAGCAGCGATGCCAACCGGCCAGCTGTATCCGGAGATCAAACAGGAGTCAGAGCTGGGGAGGGTGTACAAGAGGGAGGGCAGCAGCCCGTTCTCTGTTAGGGTGGAGGAGGCCAGCAAGACGAGTTCCCAGCAGAAGCAGTATTACCAGAAGGAGGATGGGTCAGCGCTCGGGGCAGGCACAGGTGTGGCTGCTTTGTGCAAAGTTGAGAGCAATGGAGAGGAGTCCAAGACCACAGATGGTCATGCCTCCTTCAACAGAGACCAGATCATTGTTGAAGTCAACCTGAACAACCAGACCCTTAATGTGTCAAAGGGATCAGAGGGCAAATCTGCGACCGCCACAGAGACAGCCACCATCTTTGGTCACTGCCATGACAATGAGAGGGATTCagtggacgaggaggagaacGAGGCGGAGAATGATGACACGGTtggagaagaggatgatgatgatctgaGGAGGGGGGACATACTGGGGCAGAGCAGTGAGGAGGAcgatgaagaggaagacgaggaagaggaggagaacacCCTGAACATTCCAGGCCTGGAGCAGCCGGCCATGATGGATCGACCTCGTCGGGGCACCAGAGCCTTCACCATGGCGGGTACAACTGCCTCCATGCGGCAGACACTCACGGAGGCCACGCTGGCCAACCAGCGGCAGGGTGGGAAGAGGACGCTGGACACAGAGGGCCTGGGCCAGAAAGtgaggctggaggagaagcAACATTTCTCGTGTAAGAAATGCCCTCGCGTCTTCAACAACCGTTGGTACCTGGAGAAACACATGAACGTCACTCACAACCGCATGCAGATCTGCAATAACTGTGGGAAGCGCTTTCTGCTGGAGagcgagctgctgctgcaccaacaGACCGACTGTGAGAAGAGCATCCAGGTAAGAGCTGAcatccttctttctttttaaagtcctgttttgttctccaaccagcaccatcagctgaAGCTCTGATCAATGAATTTGGTGAGGAGAAGTAAActcattcatatttttcatcaagACCGTCATGACAGTGTTGAGCTTCTGAGTAAAGATGTAGTtcaaaacttattttaaaaataacaacaaaaaaatagttAAGATTGTTTTTGGTCAAACTAAGATTTATTTTAacgttttgttttaaatgaataaacaggaTCTACCAGTGCCAAAGAGCACAGCCACAGACGAGGCTGTAAAAGCTCCTCTCTGGATGGCCCATGGCTCCTTCTCTGATCCCTCTTCAAACACCGCTTCACCTTGAGTTTTTATTTGACTCCATTCATGATCCAAGTCTGTCCAAGGGAGGAATTATAAAAACGTCATTATTACCAAGTTACTGAGACCCTGAGCCATTTCACCATGTCACTGAGCATCTGAGCGTCAACTaaaattgcatatttttgtgGTTGTCcagtggaaacatttgggataaccAAAACACTGTGAAATGGGTACACAGTAAGGGTCTTTTAACTAACCTAACTTAATGTCCAGCTGTCGTTGACTGATTGGAAGAAGCTCATAAAAATGCTGACACAGTCACCTGGGTCACTCTTTACTGttaacacagtcacacaggctGCCCCATCCCCTCTGATCGGTGGAGCTTGTTGGAGATGTTTGCAGACACTGTTTTAGTCAAGAAGAACTACCACGCATCGATGTGTTCATTCGTATTTGGTTCAGCATTATCTTACTGTCGTGACAAAAGTCTATATCTCAGTGAAACTAAATCAGATTTTTGAGTTATTGTATTAATAATCATACAGGAATTAACATTTGTCTAATTGTTTTGCTAGAGTCACTATTATGGCACTGTGACCAATTTTGTATATTTCGTTCCTCACATCCAGCACAAACCTGTGTCCCACTGCAGtagtttgcatttttaaagcGTCATCTAGTGAGTAATTACGAAGCGCACTGTTGCAgtcatgtaaatatattaacTGTGATCGGAGTCAATATCTCAGTCAACTTGCAGTCACTAATAATGAATTCCGATGCGTCTCTGTATCTCCGCTATTACCCACTCTGCAGCGAGCAGCTGGACTCCTGCTGCGGTTTTGAAGATCATTTGCTGCTTTAATCTACTGACTCTAATTGCTTTCTTGGTACAGTGCGCGCTCAAGTGTCTGTGTAAGCTCACACACCTGGATTGTATTTGTGAAGACTGTTCCAGATAACGATCCTCTTAATATGTCATACCCAAAATAGCTCTGGTTTTAACTATATTTTGCCGTCCttcctttcattttatttttttttcccccttcaagTGTGTTACATGTGGCAAGGCCTTCAAAAAGCTGTGGTCGCTACACGAGCATAACAAGATCGTCCACGGCTACGCTGAGAAGAAGTTCTCCTGCGAGATCTGTGAGAAGAAGTTCTACACCATGGCTCATGTCAGGAAGCACATGGTCGGTGAGTGGCGGCGAAATCAACCGTCCTGATTGGTCGCTTGGTTCCCGTTTGTTACTTCGGGCTTCCTTTTCTACGTCCCACTGATTGTTGTGCAGGGTTTGTTTTGGGTGTTGCTTTCCTCTTCCACATTTTGGGAGATAAGCATCTTATTTCCCAGACGGGGCTTACCTCATTCAGTGTACATCTGTGTTTCAAGGTAATGGAAATGGTGTGTGTAAAGTCATTGAGTCCTATTTATCCTCCCTGCTTTAGGAGAGATTTCAATGTGGAAACTTCATGGGAAATGGTTTATTTACTAGATGCGACACATTCATTGTCCTTAGCATCATAATtagctgatgaaaacacacctAAGTGTTGTTCCTTTAGTGCTATTTTAGGAGGAGAACAGTTTGCTTATTTGTCCTCTTGCTGCCTTTTGATCAAGAGTGGCCCAGTATTGAATACCATTAACGTATcttgtactctgtgtgtgtgtgtgtgtgtgtgtgtgtgtgtgtgtgtgtgtgtgtgtgtgtgtgtgtgtgtgtgtgtttatagccCATACGAAGGACATGCCATTCACCTGTGAGACTTGCGGGAAGTCGTTCAAGCGCAGCATGTCCCTGAAGGTTCACTCTCTGCAGCACTCAGGAGAGAAACCCTTCAAGTGTGAGGTTTGAGCTCTTTTTatacactgctgctgctgctgctctccacttCACTCACATGAACTGAGATATCCACCACTTTAAACCCTGTAATTTCTTAAATTACTGGTGTCTAGAATGCAGATTAAATAAGCGTGTTTATGGCCTTTGCTTGCAAAATACTCGTGTTATGGTCAAGGAATCCAGATGTGCTGAGCCAAACAGAAAATTATTGTAATTACTAAATTATAAA
This is a stretch of genomic DNA from Acanthopagrus latus isolate v.2019 chromosome 19, fAcaLat1.1, whole genome shotgun sequence. It encodes these proteins:
- the zbtb47b gene encoding zinc finger and BTB domain-containing protein 47, which codes for MLIVEKTTDFPSAEFSLVEDVALHFTCLMDRLNEQRLFQPDLCDVDIVLVRQHSTFPAHKGVLAAYSPFFHSLFAQSKQLRRVDLSLDALTSQGLQQILNFIYTSKLLVSSRTVRDVLNAATLLQMSDIAASCRDLISSHSLRTTCGDMANQEGLGGGDPAAAAMPTGQLYPEIKQESELGRVYKREGSSPFSVRVEEASKTSSQQKQYYQKEDGSALGAGTGVAALCKVESNGEESKTTDGHASFNRDQIIVEVNLNNQTLNVSKGSEGKSATATETATIFGHCHDNERDSVDEEENEAENDDTVGEEDDDDLRRGDILGQSSEEDDEEEDEEEEENTLNIPGLEQPAMMDRPRRGTRAFTMAGTTASMRQTLTEATLANQRQGGKRTLDTEGLGQKVRLEEKQHFSCKKCPRVFNNRWYLEKHMNVTHNRMQICNNCGKRFLLESELLLHQQTDCEKSIQCVTCGKAFKKLWSLHEHNKIVHGYAEKKFSCEICEKKFYTMAHVRKHMVAHTKDMPFTCETCGKSFKRSMSLKVHSLQHSGEKPFKCENCSERFQYKYQLRSHMSIHIGHKQFMCQWCGKDFNMKQYFDEHMKTHTGEKPYICEICGKSFTSRPNMKRHRRTHTGEKPYPCEVCGQRFRFSNMLKAHREKCFRVSNPMVADGNNPLGLDQPLASPTVDSSSQVQLGAALPATSVTTPTAASSPHPLHGTQLSLPLLHSMGGLPPTPHLPPPPPLFSAGRMNSNN